A portion of the Juglans microcarpa x Juglans regia isolate MS1-56 chromosome 1D, Jm3101_v1.0, whole genome shotgun sequence genome contains these proteins:
- the LOC121263663 gene encoding putative ribosomal large subunit pseudouridine synthase SVR1, chloroplastic isoform X1, translating to MKSKTPIFQQMATVMASFSTLHHLSFSLFSNPSLSLRPFRSFPRIINCSRSSLSSSSSSSSSPSTSSLQFNISFAPPKPKPKPPVSDQLLDPDDLSSDQLIIPWIVRGEDGNLKLQMHPPARLLHAMANAETEKKKNKKKDKSPDKVSLEPKYSKAARRFFNENFKKPEQRLSKVLAATGVASRRNSEELIFEGKVTVNGSVCKAPQTRVDPARDVIYVNGNRLPKKQPPKVYFALNKPKGYICSSGDVESKSVLCLFDEYLKSWGKKYPGLPKPRLFTVGRLDVATTGLIIVTNDGDCAQRLSHPSSNLTKEYIAAIDGIVTRRHLFAISEGTVIEGIHCTPDSVELLPRQTDISRPRLRIVVHDGRKHEVRELVKSAGLEIHSLKRVRIGGFRLPSDLGLGKHIELKQSDLKLLGGIS from the exons ATGAAGTCCAAAACCCCTATCTTTCAGCAAATGGCAACAGTAATGGCCTCATTCTCCACCCTACACCATCTCTCGTTCTCGCTCTTCTccaatccctctctctccctcagaCCCTTCCGTTCATTTCCTCGCATCATAAACTGTTCACGCTCCTCgctctcctcttcctcttcttcttcttcttccccttccACATCTTCCCTACAATTCAACATCTCCTTCGCGCCCCctaaacccaagcccaagccccCCGTGTCTGACCAGCTTTTGGACCCCGACGACCTCTCCAGCGATCAGCTGATCATTCCGTGGATTGTCCGCGGCGAGGATGGAAACCTCAAGCTCCAGATGCACCCTCCCGCCCGTCTTCTCCACGCCATGGCCAATGCCGAGAccgaaaagaagaagaataagaagaaggaTAAGAGCCCTGATAAAGTTAGCCTGGAGCCGAAGTATTCCAAGGCCGCCAGAAGGTTCTTTAACGAGAATTTCAAAAAGCCTGAGCAGCGCCTCAGCAAGGTTCTCGCCGCTACGGGAG TGGCGTCGAGGCGGAATAGCGAAGAGCTTATATTTGAAGGAAAGGTTACTGTTAATGGTTCTGTGTGCAAGGCTCCTCAG ACGCGAGTTGATCCTGCAAGGGATGTAATTTATGTCAATGGGAACCGCCTCCCTAAGAAGCAGCCTCCAAAGGTGTATTTTGCCCTGAACAAACCAAAAGG GTACATCTGCTCATCTGGTGATGTAGAGTCTAAATCCGTGTTGTGTCTATTTGACGAATATTTGAAGAGTTGG GGTAAAAAGTATCCAGGACTACCCAAACCACGATTATTCACTGTAGGTCGCCTTGATGTTGCCACTACTGGGTTGATTATTGTGACCAATGATG GAGATTGTGCTCAGAGACTTTCACATCCTTCATCTAACTTAACGAAGGA ATATATTGCAGCAATAGATGGCATTGTCACTAGGAGGCACTTATTTGCGATCAGTGAGGGGACAGTGATTGAGGGTATCCATTGCACTCCAGATTCAGTTGAGTTACTACCGCGACAAACAGATATATCAAGGCCTCGTCTTCGCATTGTG GTTCATGATGGGAGGAAACATGAAGTTCGAGAGCTCGTGAAAAGTGCCGGACTTGAG ATCCATTCATTAAAGCGGGTAAGAATAGGTGGCTTCAGACTTCCATCAGATCTCGG GTTAGGGAAGCACATTGAACTAAAACAAAGCGATCTGAAGTTACTGGGTGGGATAAGTTAA
- the LOC121263663 gene encoding putative ribosomal large subunit pseudouridine synthase SVR1, chloroplastic isoform X2 produces the protein MKSKTPIFQQMATVMASFSTLHHLSFSLFSNPSLSLRPFRSFPRIINCSRSSLSSSSSSSSSPSTSSLQFNISFAPPKPKPKPPVSDQLLDPDDLSSDQLIIPWIVRGEDGNLKLQMHPPARLLHAMANAETEKKKNKKKDKSPDKVSLEPKYSKAARRFFNENFKKPEQRLSKVLAATGVASRRNSEELIFEGKVTVNGSVCKAPQTRVDPARDVIYVNGNRLPKKQPPKVYFALNKPKGYICSSGDVESKSVLCLFDEYLKSWGKKYPGLPKPRLFTVGRLDVATTGLIIVTNDGDCAQRLSHPSSNLTKEYIAAIDGIVTRRHLFAISEGTVIEGIHCTPDSVELLPRQTDISRPRLRIVVHDGRKHEVRELVKSAGLEIHSLKRVRIGGFRLPSDLG, from the exons ATGAAGTCCAAAACCCCTATCTTTCAGCAAATGGCAACAGTAATGGCCTCATTCTCCACCCTACACCATCTCTCGTTCTCGCTCTTCTccaatccctctctctccctcagaCCCTTCCGTTCATTTCCTCGCATCATAAACTGTTCACGCTCCTCgctctcctcttcctcttcttcttcttcttccccttccACATCTTCCCTACAATTCAACATCTCCTTCGCGCCCCctaaacccaagcccaagccccCCGTGTCTGACCAGCTTTTGGACCCCGACGACCTCTCCAGCGATCAGCTGATCATTCCGTGGATTGTCCGCGGCGAGGATGGAAACCTCAAGCTCCAGATGCACCCTCCCGCCCGTCTTCTCCACGCCATGGCCAATGCCGAGAccgaaaagaagaagaataagaagaaggaTAAGAGCCCTGATAAAGTTAGCCTGGAGCCGAAGTATTCCAAGGCCGCCAGAAGGTTCTTTAACGAGAATTTCAAAAAGCCTGAGCAGCGCCTCAGCAAGGTTCTCGCCGCTACGGGAG TGGCGTCGAGGCGGAATAGCGAAGAGCTTATATTTGAAGGAAAGGTTACTGTTAATGGTTCTGTGTGCAAGGCTCCTCAG ACGCGAGTTGATCCTGCAAGGGATGTAATTTATGTCAATGGGAACCGCCTCCCTAAGAAGCAGCCTCCAAAGGTGTATTTTGCCCTGAACAAACCAAAAGG GTACATCTGCTCATCTGGTGATGTAGAGTCTAAATCCGTGTTGTGTCTATTTGACGAATATTTGAAGAGTTGG GGTAAAAAGTATCCAGGACTACCCAAACCACGATTATTCACTGTAGGTCGCCTTGATGTTGCCACTACTGGGTTGATTATTGTGACCAATGATG GAGATTGTGCTCAGAGACTTTCACATCCTTCATCTAACTTAACGAAGGA ATATATTGCAGCAATAGATGGCATTGTCACTAGGAGGCACTTATTTGCGATCAGTGAGGGGACAGTGATTGAGGGTATCCATTGCACTCCAGATTCAGTTGAGTTACTACCGCGACAAACAGATATATCAAGGCCTCGTCTTCGCATTGTG GTTCATGATGGGAGGAAACATGAAGTTCGAGAGCTCGTGAAAAGTGCCGGACTTGAG ATCCATTCATTAAAGCGGGTAAGAATAGGTGGCTTCAGACTTCCATCAGATCTCGGGTAA